In Sander lucioperca isolate FBNREF2018 chromosome 12, SLUC_FBN_1.2, whole genome shotgun sequence, one DNA window encodes the following:
- the dlgap4a gene encoding disks large-associated protein 4 isoform X4 gives MKGLGANRSRHLSDSCEPAGCPQKPLYPLTSDPHSSFLLSPTINHYGTLDPHLHQCPPTIPTPMTPDCLLPFSQMSNSSTFPRLHFTTQTDQVDCSQACMAGGGGVGQGSRAGTLSTSLSMGMGLGLGLTGAPMITSGSATISTAAAAKMNRLPSNLLDQLERHLPLQHDGFSTLQFHRGRMSKQRSESPGRIRHLMHSVQKLFAKSQSLENSAIKGNINGRSAGGMTGTTGAGEEGGRPTRRSKSKDRAKTEGPKQRPRPNALGLWSSDDALDTDTTKAGTIAVGYRNPLTMMTLGRAVSDSQAPPRHIPQGYHTISAHTLKTSKSSSDLKFLACQATQVGLKEEEGRTRRSKDDILVKRGSWSTLTLSQARQVLQKGSATVNRTLLKSKSCHQDLAQQFLQVGGPVPLGDWAGTLGRGRARGTEIPCRRMRSGSYVKAMGDLEDSEDSEGSPKPSPKATARRQSYLKATQHSLSEQQPPLPQRKPRCYALMREDYLWSPLQSACSMQHLSSLPSLKELSTNRSLDNLDCLVSPLEAPPRYRNNDFSHCSGTLGRGSATQVYGQGCGHSVPYCEGESQAVEALDLPAPTCFRSRSHSYLRAIQAGCSQDEDTASVDSDSPPFITTGYSSNTTVSNRKAPPPVPPRTISKPLISVTLQSSTESAQDIYLDQQDRGSEVNSQSGRSNSSDSLCSIRTGSLAKGARPPPVPVPAATPAPAAGSVHPVPAPRDLPPTTTTAVATTSTSTSTQSQNDTLRFGFTLEQPPTATKRKLSSIGIQVDCILPVLKEEPLPPTAPLKFQSIGVQVENGRPWYCTISCHNVLLSRDSSMASRQNTETEPQESQDAAPTENDTANCANSQTGNATAPCRQDKAMVQQPLKHTSAPSRISTSPPATLDPALDPSSLPPPDPSLETGNCSMQGDAVQPSTPACLRDGNWFLKLLQAETGRMEGWCQQMEQETKDNNLSEEVLGTIRSAVGSAQLLMTKKFEQFRGLCNENLNVNANPRPTAQDLAGFWDLLQLSIEDISMKFDELFQLKANNWQLPEKSEKKDENKQLPSSVPKKQTKPKLSAGKDRSVDSAGDKQRQEARKRLMAAKRAASVRQNSATESADSIEIYVPEAQTRL, from the exons ATGAAAGGGTTAGGAGCCAACCGCAGTCGTCACCTGTCTGACTCTTGTGAACCAGCAGGTTGCCCCCAGAAGCCTCTCTATcctttgacctctgaccctCACAGCTCCTTTCTGTTGAGCCCCACCATAAACCACTATGGCACCCTGGACCCCCATCTCCACCAGTGCCCTCCCACCATCCCCACCCCCATGACCCCTGACTGCCTGCTGCCTTTCAGCCAGATGTCCAACAGCAGCACCTTCCCTCGTCTGCACTTCACCACCCAGACTGACCAGGTTGACTGCTCCCAGGCCTGTatggctggtggtggtggagttGGGCAGGGCAGCAGAGCAGGTACACTGTCCACATCCTTGTCTATGGGCATGGGCTTGGGTCTGGGCCTTACTGGCGCTCCTATGATCACCAGTGGATCAGCCACCATCTCCACTGCAGCAGCAGCCAAGATGAATCGGTTACCCTCCAACCTTTTGGATCAGCTAGAGAGGCACCTGCCCTTACAGCATGATGGCTTCAGTACGTTGCAGTTTCATAGAGGACGGATGTCGAAGCAACGCAGTGAAAGCCCAGGACGCATACGTCACCTGATGCACTCTGTGCAGAAGCTATTTGCCAAGTCCCAGTCCCTGGAAAACTCTGCAATCAAAGGCAACATAAACGGCCGTTCTGCTGGAGGAATGACTGGCACCACAGGAGCTGGTGAGGAGGGTGGTAGACCAACACGCAGGAGCAAGAGTAAAGACAGGGCTAAAACTGAGGGGCCAAAGCAGAGACCTAGGCCTAATGCACTAGGCCTCTGGAGCTCAGACGATGCCCTGGACACTGACACAACCAAAGCTGGCACTATTGCTGTAGGTTACCGCAACCCACTGACCATGATGACTCTTGGTAGAGCGGTGTCAGACAGCCAGGCCCCTCCCAGACATATCCCACAGGGCTACCACACCATTTCTGCACATACTCTCAAGACCTCCAAAAGCAGCAGTGACCTCAAGTTTCTGGCATGCCAGGCGACACAGGTAGGAttgaaggaagaggagggaagaaCCAGGCGAAGCAAGGATGATATACTGGTGAAGAGGGGCTCCTGGTCCACTCTCACCCTCAGCCAGGCCAGGCAAGTGTTGCAGAAGGGCTCTGCTACTGTTAACAGGACCCTGCTTAAATCAAAGTCATGCCATCAAGATCTGGCACAACAGTTCCTTCAGGTAGGAGGGCCA GTCCCACTGGGGGACTGGGCAGGAACTCTGGGTCGAGGCCGGGCCAGAGGAACTGAGATCCCCTGTCGAAGGATGCGCAGTGGCAGCTATGTGAAAGCTATGGGAGACTTAGAAGACAGTGAGGACTCAGAAGGAAGTCCCAAACCTTCCCCCAAAGCCACAGCACGTCGCCAGAGCTACCTGAAGGCCACCCAGCACTCCCTGAGTGAGCAGCAGCCACCTCTCCCACAACGCAA GCCTCGTTGCTACGCTCTCATGCGGGAGGACTATCTGTGGTCTCCACTACAGAGTGCATGTTCTATGCAGCATCTGAG CTCCCTGCCTTCCCTGAAAGAGCTTTCGACTAATCGGAGCCTTGATAACTTAGACTGCTTGGTGAGCCCGTTGGAGGCCCCTCCACGCTACAGAAACAATGATTTCAGCCATTGCTCTGGCACACTGGGCAGAGGCTCGGCCACTCAG GTATACGGGCAGGGCTGTGGGCACTCAGTACCGTACTGTGAGGGGGAATCGCAGGCAGTGGAGGCTCTGGATCTGCCTGCACCCACGTGCTTCCGGTCGCGCAGCCACAGCTACCTGCGGGCCATTCAGGCGGGCTGCTCCCAGGATGAAGATACGGCCTCTGTGGACTCAGACTCACCACCATTCATCACTACAGGCTACAGCTCCAACACCA CAGTCAGCAATAGGAAGGCTCCTCCTCCTGTCCCACCCCGCACCATATCCAAGCCCCTCATCTCAGTGACGCTGCAAAGCAGCACAGAGTCGGCCCAAGACATATACCTTGACCAGCAGGACCGCGGCAGTGAGGTCAACAGCCAGTCAGGACGCAGCAACTCCTCTGACAGTCTCTGTAGCATCCGCACGGGCAGTCTGGCTAAGGGGGCCCGACCTCCACCAGTCCCTGTCCCTGCTGCAACCCCTGCACCCGCTGCAGGCTCTGTACATCCTGTTCCAGCCCCTCGTGACCTTcctcccaccaccaccactgccGTTGCCACTACCAGCACTTCCACATCTACCCAGTCCCAAAATGACACCCTGAGATTTGGTTTCACCCTAGAGCAGCCCCCCACAGCAACTAAGAGGAAACTGTCCTCTATTGGAATTCAG GTGGATTGCATTCTGCCAGTCTTAAAAGAAGAACCTCTACCCCCGACTGCACCCCTTAAATTTCAGTCAATTGGTGTTCAAGTGGAGAACGGCAGGCC ATGGTACTGCACCATCAGCTGCCATAATGTCCT TCTCAGCCGGGATAGCAGCATGGCCTCCAGACAGAATACAGAGACTGAGCCTCAGGAGTCCCAGGATGCCGCACCCACAGAAAACGACACAGCCAACTGCGCCAACAGTCAAACAGGGAATGCCACCGCACCTTGCAGACAGGACAAAGCCATGGTACAGCAGCCCCTTAAACACACCTCAGCCCCATCCAGGATATCCACCTCACCCCCGGCGACTCTGGACCCAGCTTTAGACCCCTCCTCGCTTCCACCGCCAGATCCCAGCCTGGAGACCGGAAACTGCAGCATGCAAGGAGATGCTGTTCAGCCCAGTACGCCAGCTTGCCTCCGAGATGGTAACTGGTTTCTGAAGCTGCTGCAGGCGGAAACGGGGCGCATGGAGGGCTGGTGTCAACAGATGGAGCAGGAGACCAAAGACAACAATCTGTCAGAGGAGG TGTTGGGGACGATCCGCAGTGCAGTAGGCAGTGCTCAGCTCCTCATGACAAAGAAGTTTGAGCAGTTCAGAGGGCTCTGTAATGAGAACTTG AACGTAAATGCCAACCCACGACCAACAGCGCAGGACCTCGCAGGGTTCTGGGATCTGCTACAACTCTCAATAGAAGACATCAGCATGAAGTTTGATGAGCTCTTCCAACTGAAGGCCAACAACTGGCAACTTCCTGAGAAATCAGAGAAGAAG GATGAAAACAAGCAGCTTCCATCATCTGTGCCAAAGAAGCAGACTAAGCCCAAGCTGTCAGCGGGGAAGGACAGGAGCGTGGACTCGGCTGGAGACAAACAGCGGCAAGAAGCCAGGAAGCGTTTGATGGCAGCAAAGCGCGCGGCTTCAGTACGACAGAACTCCGCCACGGAAAGCGCCGACAGCATCGAAATCTATGTCCCCGAGGCCCAGACCCGCCTCTGA
- the dlgap4a gene encoding disks large-associated protein 4 isoform X5, with the protein MKGLGANRSRHLSDSCEPAGCPQKPLYPLTSDPHSSFLLSPTINHYGTLDPHLHQCPPTIPTPMTPDCLLPFSQMSNSSTFPRLHFTTQTDQVDCSQACMAGGGGVGQGSRAGTLSTSLSMGMGLGLGLTGAPMITSGSATISTAAAAKMNRLPSNLLDQLERHLPLQHDGFSTLQFHRGRMSKQRSESPGRIRHLMHSVQKLFAKSQSLENSAIKGNINGRSAGGMTGTTGAGEEGGRPTRRSKSKDRAKTEGPKQRPRPNALGLWSSDDALDTDTTKAGTIAVGYRNPLTMMTLGRAVSDSQAPPRHIPQGYHTISAHTLKTSKSSSDLKFLACQATQVGLKEEEGRTRRSKDDILVKRGSWSTLTLSQARQVLQKGSATVNRTLLKSKSCHQDLAQQFLQVGGPVPLGDWAGTLGRGRARGTEIPCRRMRSGSYVKAMGDLEDSEDSEGSPKPSPKATARRQSYLKATQHSLSEQQPPLPQRKPRCYALMREDYLWSPLQSACSMQHLSSLPSLKELSTNRSLDNLDCLVSPLEAPPRYRNNDFSHCSGTLGRGSATQVYGQGCGHSVPYCEGESQAVEALDLPAPTCFRSRSHSYLRAIQAGCSQDEDTASVDSDSPPFITTGYSSNTISNRKAPPPVPPRTISKPLISVTLQSSTESAQDIYLDQQDRGSEVNSQSGRSNSSDSLCSIRTGSLAKGARPPPVPVPAATPAPAAGSVHPVPAPRDLPPTTTTAVATTSTSTSTQSQNDTLRFGFTLEQPPTATKRKLSSIGIQVDCILPVLKEEPLPPTAPLKFQSIGVQVENGRPWYCTISCHNVLLSRDSSMASRQNTETEPQESQDAAPTENDTANCANSQTGNATAPCRQDKAMVQQPLKHTSAPSRISTSPPATLDPALDPSSLPPPDPSLETGNCSMQGDAVQPSTPACLRDGNWFLKLLQAETGRMEGWCQQMEQETKDNNLSEEVLGTIRSAVGSAQLLMTKKFEQFRGLCNENLNVNANPRPTAQDLAGFWDLLQLSIEDISMKFDELFQLKANNWQLPEKSEKKDENKQLPSSVPKKQTKPKLSAGKDRSVDSAGDKQRQEARKRLMAAKRAASVRQNSATESADSIEIYVPEAQTRL; encoded by the exons ATGAAAGGGTTAGGAGCCAACCGCAGTCGTCACCTGTCTGACTCTTGTGAACCAGCAGGTTGCCCCCAGAAGCCTCTCTATcctttgacctctgaccctCACAGCTCCTTTCTGTTGAGCCCCACCATAAACCACTATGGCACCCTGGACCCCCATCTCCACCAGTGCCCTCCCACCATCCCCACCCCCATGACCCCTGACTGCCTGCTGCCTTTCAGCCAGATGTCCAACAGCAGCACCTTCCCTCGTCTGCACTTCACCACCCAGACTGACCAGGTTGACTGCTCCCAGGCCTGTatggctggtggtggtggagttGGGCAGGGCAGCAGAGCAGGTACACTGTCCACATCCTTGTCTATGGGCATGGGCTTGGGTCTGGGCCTTACTGGCGCTCCTATGATCACCAGTGGATCAGCCACCATCTCCACTGCAGCAGCAGCCAAGATGAATCGGTTACCCTCCAACCTTTTGGATCAGCTAGAGAGGCACCTGCCCTTACAGCATGATGGCTTCAGTACGTTGCAGTTTCATAGAGGACGGATGTCGAAGCAACGCAGTGAAAGCCCAGGACGCATACGTCACCTGATGCACTCTGTGCAGAAGCTATTTGCCAAGTCCCAGTCCCTGGAAAACTCTGCAATCAAAGGCAACATAAACGGCCGTTCTGCTGGAGGAATGACTGGCACCACAGGAGCTGGTGAGGAGGGTGGTAGACCAACACGCAGGAGCAAGAGTAAAGACAGGGCTAAAACTGAGGGGCCAAAGCAGAGACCTAGGCCTAATGCACTAGGCCTCTGGAGCTCAGACGATGCCCTGGACACTGACACAACCAAAGCTGGCACTATTGCTGTAGGTTACCGCAACCCACTGACCATGATGACTCTTGGTAGAGCGGTGTCAGACAGCCAGGCCCCTCCCAGACATATCCCACAGGGCTACCACACCATTTCTGCACATACTCTCAAGACCTCCAAAAGCAGCAGTGACCTCAAGTTTCTGGCATGCCAGGCGACACAGGTAGGAttgaaggaagaggagggaagaaCCAGGCGAAGCAAGGATGATATACTGGTGAAGAGGGGCTCCTGGTCCACTCTCACCCTCAGCCAGGCCAGGCAAGTGTTGCAGAAGGGCTCTGCTACTGTTAACAGGACCCTGCTTAAATCAAAGTCATGCCATCAAGATCTGGCACAACAGTTCCTTCAGGTAGGAGGGCCA GTCCCACTGGGGGACTGGGCAGGAACTCTGGGTCGAGGCCGGGCCAGAGGAACTGAGATCCCCTGTCGAAGGATGCGCAGTGGCAGCTATGTGAAAGCTATGGGAGACTTAGAAGACAGTGAGGACTCAGAAGGAAGTCCCAAACCTTCCCCCAAAGCCACAGCACGTCGCCAGAGCTACCTGAAGGCCACCCAGCACTCCCTGAGTGAGCAGCAGCCACCTCTCCCACAACGCAA GCCTCGTTGCTACGCTCTCATGCGGGAGGACTATCTGTGGTCTCCACTACAGAGTGCATGTTCTATGCAGCATCTGAG CTCCCTGCCTTCCCTGAAAGAGCTTTCGACTAATCGGAGCCTTGATAACTTAGACTGCTTGGTGAGCCCGTTGGAGGCCCCTCCACGCTACAGAAACAATGATTTCAGCCATTGCTCTGGCACACTGGGCAGAGGCTCGGCCACTCAG GTATACGGGCAGGGCTGTGGGCACTCAGTACCGTACTGTGAGGGGGAATCGCAGGCAGTGGAGGCTCTGGATCTGCCTGCACCCACGTGCTTCCGGTCGCGCAGCCACAGCTACCTGCGGGCCATTCAGGCGGGCTGCTCCCAGGATGAAGATACGGCCTCTGTGGACTCAGACTCACCACCATTCATCACTACAGGCTACAGCTCCAACACCA TCAGCAATAGGAAGGCTCCTCCTCCTGTCCCACCCCGCACCATATCCAAGCCCCTCATCTCAGTGACGCTGCAAAGCAGCACAGAGTCGGCCCAAGACATATACCTTGACCAGCAGGACCGCGGCAGTGAGGTCAACAGCCAGTCAGGACGCAGCAACTCCTCTGACAGTCTCTGTAGCATCCGCACGGGCAGTCTGGCTAAGGGGGCCCGACCTCCACCAGTCCCTGTCCCTGCTGCAACCCCTGCACCCGCTGCAGGCTCTGTACATCCTGTTCCAGCCCCTCGTGACCTTcctcccaccaccaccactgccGTTGCCACTACCAGCACTTCCACATCTACCCAGTCCCAAAATGACACCCTGAGATTTGGTTTCACCCTAGAGCAGCCCCCCACAGCAACTAAGAGGAAACTGTCCTCTATTGGAATTCAG GTGGATTGCATTCTGCCAGTCTTAAAAGAAGAACCTCTACCCCCGACTGCACCCCTTAAATTTCAGTCAATTGGTGTTCAAGTGGAGAACGGCAGGCC ATGGTACTGCACCATCAGCTGCCATAATGTCCT TCTCAGCCGGGATAGCAGCATGGCCTCCAGACAGAATACAGAGACTGAGCCTCAGGAGTCCCAGGATGCCGCACCCACAGAAAACGACACAGCCAACTGCGCCAACAGTCAAACAGGGAATGCCACCGCACCTTGCAGACAGGACAAAGCCATGGTACAGCAGCCCCTTAAACACACCTCAGCCCCATCCAGGATATCCACCTCACCCCCGGCGACTCTGGACCCAGCTTTAGACCCCTCCTCGCTTCCACCGCCAGATCCCAGCCTGGAGACCGGAAACTGCAGCATGCAAGGAGATGCTGTTCAGCCCAGTACGCCAGCTTGCCTCCGAGATGGTAACTGGTTTCTGAAGCTGCTGCAGGCGGAAACGGGGCGCATGGAGGGCTGGTGTCAACAGATGGAGCAGGAGACCAAAGACAACAATCTGTCAGAGGAGG TGTTGGGGACGATCCGCAGTGCAGTAGGCAGTGCTCAGCTCCTCATGACAAAGAAGTTTGAGCAGTTCAGAGGGCTCTGTAATGAGAACTTG AACGTAAATGCCAACCCACGACCAACAGCGCAGGACCTCGCAGGGTTCTGGGATCTGCTACAACTCTCAATAGAAGACATCAGCATGAAGTTTGATGAGCTCTTCCAACTGAAGGCCAACAACTGGCAACTTCCTGAGAAATCAGAGAAGAAG GATGAAAACAAGCAGCTTCCATCATCTGTGCCAAAGAAGCAGACTAAGCCCAAGCTGTCAGCGGGGAAGGACAGGAGCGTGGACTCGGCTGGAGACAAACAGCGGCAAGAAGCCAGGAAGCGTTTGATGGCAGCAAAGCGCGCGGCTTCAGTACGACAGAACTCCGCCACGGAAAGCGCCGACAGCATCGAAATCTATGTCCCCGAGGCCCAGACCCGCCTCTGA
- the dlgap4a gene encoding disks large-associated protein 4 isoform X9 — protein sequence MKGLGANRSRHLSDSCEPAGCPQKPLYPLTSDPHSSFLLSPTINHYGTLDPHLHQCPPTIPTPMTPDCLLPFSQMSNSSTFPRLHFTTQTDQVDCSQACMAGGGGVGQGSRAGTLSTSLSMGMGLGLGLTGAPMITSGSATISTAAAAKMNRLPSNLLDQLERHLPLQHDGFSTLQFHRGRMSKQRSESPGRIRHLMHSVQKLFAKSQSLENSAIKGNINGRSAGGMTGTTGAGEEGGRPTRRSKSKDRAKTEGPKQRPRPNALGLWSSDDALDTDTTKAGTIAVGYRNPLTMMTLGRAVSDSQAPPRHIPQGYHTISAHTLKTSKSSSDLKFLACQATQVGLKEEEGRTRRSKDDILVKRGSWSTLTLSQARQVLQKGSATVNRTLLKSKSCHQDLAQQFLQVGGPVPLGDWAGTLGRGRARGTEIPCRRMRSGSYVKAMGDLEDSEDSEGSPKPSPKATARRQSYLKATQHSLSEQQPPLPQRNSLPSLKELSTNRSLDNLDCLVSPLEAPPRYRNNDFSHCSGTLGRGSATQVYGQGCGHSVPYCEGESQAVEALDLPAPTCFRSRSHSYLRAIQAGCSQDEDTASVDSDSPPFITTGYSSNTTVSNRKAPPPVPPRTISKPLISVTLQSSTESAQDIYLDQQDRGSEVNSQSGRSNSSDSLCSIRTGSLAKGARPPPVPVPAATPAPAAGSVHPVPAPRDLPPTTTTAVATTSTSTSTQSQNDTLRFGFTLEQPPTATKRKLSSIGIQVDCILPVLKEEPLPPTAPLKFQSIGVQVENGRPWYCTISCHNVLLSRDSSMASRQNTETEPQESQDAAPTENDTANCANSQTGNATAPCRQDKAMVQQPLKHTSAPSRISTSPPATLDPALDPSSLPPPDPSLETGNCSMQGDAVQPSTPACLRDGNWFLKLLQAETGRMEGWCQQMEQETKDNNLSEEVLGTIRSAVGSAQLLMTKKFEQFRGLCNENLNVNANPRPTAQDLAGFWDLLQLSIEDISMKFDELFQLKANNWQLPEKSEKKDENKQLPSSVPKKQTKPKLSAGKDRSVDSAGDKQRQEARKRLMAAKRAASVRQNSATESADSIEIYVPEAQTRL from the exons ATGAAAGGGTTAGGAGCCAACCGCAGTCGTCACCTGTCTGACTCTTGTGAACCAGCAGGTTGCCCCCAGAAGCCTCTCTATcctttgacctctgaccctCACAGCTCCTTTCTGTTGAGCCCCACCATAAACCACTATGGCACCCTGGACCCCCATCTCCACCAGTGCCCTCCCACCATCCCCACCCCCATGACCCCTGACTGCCTGCTGCCTTTCAGCCAGATGTCCAACAGCAGCACCTTCCCTCGTCTGCACTTCACCACCCAGACTGACCAGGTTGACTGCTCCCAGGCCTGTatggctggtggtggtggagttGGGCAGGGCAGCAGAGCAGGTACACTGTCCACATCCTTGTCTATGGGCATGGGCTTGGGTCTGGGCCTTACTGGCGCTCCTATGATCACCAGTGGATCAGCCACCATCTCCACTGCAGCAGCAGCCAAGATGAATCGGTTACCCTCCAACCTTTTGGATCAGCTAGAGAGGCACCTGCCCTTACAGCATGATGGCTTCAGTACGTTGCAGTTTCATAGAGGACGGATGTCGAAGCAACGCAGTGAAAGCCCAGGACGCATACGTCACCTGATGCACTCTGTGCAGAAGCTATTTGCCAAGTCCCAGTCCCTGGAAAACTCTGCAATCAAAGGCAACATAAACGGCCGTTCTGCTGGAGGAATGACTGGCACCACAGGAGCTGGTGAGGAGGGTGGTAGACCAACACGCAGGAGCAAGAGTAAAGACAGGGCTAAAACTGAGGGGCCAAAGCAGAGACCTAGGCCTAATGCACTAGGCCTCTGGAGCTCAGACGATGCCCTGGACACTGACACAACCAAAGCTGGCACTATTGCTGTAGGTTACCGCAACCCACTGACCATGATGACTCTTGGTAGAGCGGTGTCAGACAGCCAGGCCCCTCCCAGACATATCCCACAGGGCTACCACACCATTTCTGCACATACTCTCAAGACCTCCAAAAGCAGCAGTGACCTCAAGTTTCTGGCATGCCAGGCGACACAGGTAGGAttgaaggaagaggagggaagaaCCAGGCGAAGCAAGGATGATATACTGGTGAAGAGGGGCTCCTGGTCCACTCTCACCCTCAGCCAGGCCAGGCAAGTGTTGCAGAAGGGCTCTGCTACTGTTAACAGGACCCTGCTTAAATCAAAGTCATGCCATCAAGATCTGGCACAACAGTTCCTTCAGGTAGGAGGGCCA GTCCCACTGGGGGACTGGGCAGGAACTCTGGGTCGAGGCCGGGCCAGAGGAACTGAGATCCCCTGTCGAAGGATGCGCAGTGGCAGCTATGTGAAAGCTATGGGAGACTTAGAAGACAGTGAGGACTCAGAAGGAAGTCCCAAACCTTCCCCCAAAGCCACAGCACGTCGCCAGAGCTACCTGAAGGCCACCCAGCACTCCCTGAGTGAGCAGCAGCCACCTCTCCCACAACGCAA CTCCCTGCCTTCCCTGAAAGAGCTTTCGACTAATCGGAGCCTTGATAACTTAGACTGCTTGGTGAGCCCGTTGGAGGCCCCTCCACGCTACAGAAACAATGATTTCAGCCATTGCTCTGGCACACTGGGCAGAGGCTCGGCCACTCAG GTATACGGGCAGGGCTGTGGGCACTCAGTACCGTACTGTGAGGGGGAATCGCAGGCAGTGGAGGCTCTGGATCTGCCTGCACCCACGTGCTTCCGGTCGCGCAGCCACAGCTACCTGCGGGCCATTCAGGCGGGCTGCTCCCAGGATGAAGATACGGCCTCTGTGGACTCAGACTCACCACCATTCATCACTACAGGCTACAGCTCCAACACCA CAGTCAGCAATAGGAAGGCTCCTCCTCCTGTCCCACCCCGCACCATATCCAAGCCCCTCATCTCAGTGACGCTGCAAAGCAGCACAGAGTCGGCCCAAGACATATACCTTGACCAGCAGGACCGCGGCAGTGAGGTCAACAGCCAGTCAGGACGCAGCAACTCCTCTGACAGTCTCTGTAGCATCCGCACGGGCAGTCTGGCTAAGGGGGCCCGACCTCCACCAGTCCCTGTCCCTGCTGCAACCCCTGCACCCGCTGCAGGCTCTGTACATCCTGTTCCAGCCCCTCGTGACCTTcctcccaccaccaccactgccGTTGCCACTACCAGCACTTCCACATCTACCCAGTCCCAAAATGACACCCTGAGATTTGGTTTCACCCTAGAGCAGCCCCCCACAGCAACTAAGAGGAAACTGTCCTCTATTGGAATTCAG GTGGATTGCATTCTGCCAGTCTTAAAAGAAGAACCTCTACCCCCGACTGCACCCCTTAAATTTCAGTCAATTGGTGTTCAAGTGGAGAACGGCAGGCC ATGGTACTGCACCATCAGCTGCCATAATGTCCT TCTCAGCCGGGATAGCAGCATGGCCTCCAGACAGAATACAGAGACTGAGCCTCAGGAGTCCCAGGATGCCGCACCCACAGAAAACGACACAGCCAACTGCGCCAACAGTCAAACAGGGAATGCCACCGCACCTTGCAGACAGGACAAAGCCATGGTACAGCAGCCCCTTAAACACACCTCAGCCCCATCCAGGATATCCACCTCACCCCCGGCGACTCTGGACCCAGCTTTAGACCCCTCCTCGCTTCCACCGCCAGATCCCAGCCTGGAGACCGGAAACTGCAGCATGCAAGGAGATGCTGTTCAGCCCAGTACGCCAGCTTGCCTCCGAGATGGTAACTGGTTTCTGAAGCTGCTGCAGGCGGAAACGGGGCGCATGGAGGGCTGGTGTCAACAGATGGAGCAGGAGACCAAAGACAACAATCTGTCAGAGGAGG TGTTGGGGACGATCCGCAGTGCAGTAGGCAGTGCTCAGCTCCTCATGACAAAGAAGTTTGAGCAGTTCAGAGGGCTCTGTAATGAGAACTTG AACGTAAATGCCAACCCACGACCAACAGCGCAGGACCTCGCAGGGTTCTGGGATCTGCTACAACTCTCAATAGAAGACATCAGCATGAAGTTTGATGAGCTCTTCCAACTGAAGGCCAACAACTGGCAACTTCCTGAGAAATCAGAGAAGAAG GATGAAAACAAGCAGCTTCCATCATCTGTGCCAAAGAAGCAGACTAAGCCCAAGCTGTCAGCGGGGAAGGACAGGAGCGTGGACTCGGCTGGAGACAAACAGCGGCAAGAAGCCAGGAAGCGTTTGATGGCAGCAAAGCGCGCGGCTTCAGTACGACAGAACTCCGCCACGGAAAGCGCCGACAGCATCGAAATCTATGTCCCCGAGGCCCAGACCCGCCTCTGA